A region of the Heteronotia binoei isolate CCM8104 ecotype False Entrance Well chromosome 9, APGP_CSIRO_Hbin_v1, whole genome shotgun sequence genome:
TCAGCATGAGCGCCTCTTGGTGTTCCTCGGAGGGCCGGGCTCCCACCGTGGCCACCACGCACTCATCCGACTCTGCAACCCAGAAGCGGGAGCCTTTGCCCTCCATGTACGTCGCCTGGATGTCCAGGAGGTCCTCTTGCAAGCAGCGGTCGATGTACCTGGACCAAACGTAGCCCAGCAGCTGCCGCCCCACGGCCAGCAGCAGGGTGACGGCgaggatggggaggaggagggatttGGAGCTGGCGAGCAGCAGGCAGAAGGTGCAGGCCAGGAGGAGGATCAGCCACGGCTGCTTCAGCGTGTGGACGCACAGCGTGGGCACGTACTCGCTCATCCCCGTGGCGAACAAGTCACGCACCGTCTCGTAATCCTCGTCTCGGTACTCGCGGATGTGGAAAGGCACCATGacgccgggagggggggggcagagctggaACAAAAAGCAGGCTTaggatcatagagctggaagggggacctccggggtcatctaggccaaccccctgcacaatgcaggaaattcacaaatacctccccgccacacatatacatccccagcgacccctgctccatgcccagaagatggcaaaaacctccaggatccctagctaaactgccctggagaaaagtTGCTGCTAGACCCCAAAAGTTTCTGATAGACctgttgggttagccatagctctggcagaggttgtccttgaaagggcagctgctgtgagagccctctccggccccacccatctcacagggtgcctgttgtgggggaggaaggtaaaggagattgtgagccgctcggagactcttcggagtggagggcgggatataaatccaatatcttcatctacctcacagagtgtctgttgtgtgtgggggggggaagaaggtaaaggagattgtgagccgctctgagactcttcggagtggagggtgggatataaatccaatatcttcatctacctcacagggtgtctgttgtgtgtgtgtgtggaggggaggtaaaggagattgtaagcttctctgagtggagggcaggatataaatccaatatcttcttcttcaaagtggcaaacaacatttccctgggtgtgtaagaaagggtcagGAGAACTAAACATTGACAcaccccttcctgctctccttctgatctgcctaattcacagaatcagcattgctgtcagatggccatctaagcctctgtttacaaacctccaagaaaggagagcccaccacctcccgaggaagcctcttccactgaggaaccgctccgtCGGAAAGTTCTTcctgtttagctggaaactctttttctttttaaaaatactttatttTAACTTTTATTCAACATACATCCAACACTACAGCAAAAAACAAACTCTCTTGAGTCTTACCActttaagatttttttccccaactGTAATTTGATACAGGAAAGCCATACAAAGAGCCCTTAGCAGCAGGCACAGCAGTTGCCTTAGATTTATTTAATCcgatttttaatttattttcctTCGTTTCGCTTCCACTTTTCTTTCCAGCGGAGGGCGCAAAGCAACACACATTGTTCTCCTCCGCTTtgtcctcaccctgtgaggtagattaggctgagagcatgtgactggctcatattttatctattttatccctgcaacaaccctgcaaggtaagtTAGGCTAAGAGGACATGACTAGCCCATGGACAGCCAGCACAACCAACCACACATTAGTCTCTCGACATCTTACCCTCAtgacatccctgtgaggtaggtcaggctgagaattATGCGACAGGTCTGGCTCAGCTGGTATCTGGGGtgggctgtgtttttttttttaggcagaggcaccaaatttgcagcatagcatccagggcctctcctcaaaatatcctccaagtttcaaaaagattgggtcaggggtccaattctatgagcccccaaagaaggtgcccctatccttcattctttcgaatggagggaaggcatttaaaaggtgcgcggtccctttaaatgggatagccagacctctctttggagttcaatgcttgtcacaaccttactcccggctccacccccaaagtctcctggctccacccccaaagtccccagatatttcttgaattgggtttggcaaccctgattCGAACCCGTGTCCCTCTGACCACGTTGGGCTCGCAGCGCTACGTTATCTCACCTGTAGCCACTCAGGACGGCCCTCCAGCAGGAAagcccggcgggagggtggcaagCACGAGTTTCACGCAGGGAGAAACAGGCTGGCCTTCTCCCTTAGCAACGGCGCCCTCTCGGCGTCATTCCAAAGCGCGGCTGCcgcttccggtgacgtcacttcccggGTCAGGCCCGCCCCAGCCAATCGCGCTCGCTCTTTTCCCGCCGCTTCTCCGACCACAGAGTTGGGCTAGAGCGTCCGAACGCCGACGGACTGGGTCTAACTTCCGGCTTAACTCGAGTTTCCGTTTCAAGCCGCCCGAGAGCGGCCTGGAAGAGACGACCTTGGGAAATGCTTTGAAACCATCGCGAAGGCCGAAGCGGCCGAGTTTATTGTTCGCGGCCTCCCGAGGCCGGAGGCTCTTTGAGCCGGGGCAACAAAATGGCGCCCAAACCAGACGGAAGTCCCGCCTCCCAGGAGTGGGGTTGTCAATCGCTGGGCGGAAGTAAAGGCCGGGGCTGGTCCGTTGCTTTTGTGGTCCCCCAGGGGAGGCTTCCGCGCAGCTTCAGCCTCTATTCCGAATTTCCTTGATGAGTAAAGCGTGGCGAAGGCCGAggtgggcggcggcggcggcctcagGATGGAAGGCGCCGGACGAGGTGAGGAACCGGGGAGTCCGGGCGCGCCCAAAGattctggggttgccaatccccaggtgggggcgggggaagaggtgTCCTgccgagcactccattattccctatggaggtcaATTCCAATagagtgtaatggagaattgacccacgggtatctggggctgagaGAAGGCCCCCTATTTTTTGacgcagagacaccaaatttgcagcatagtaccCAGTGCCTCTCGTCAAAACACCCTcctagtttcaaaaaggttggaccgcggggtccaattctatgaaccccaagtAAGGTGctcccattcttcattatttcctatggaaggaaggctttttaaaaagttgttcggtccctttcaatgtgatggaaggaggggagggaaatgtctgctgggcactccggtattccctatggagaccaatttccatagggtttaatggagaattgattcacggttatttggggctcagggagggggctgctttttgagatagaggcaccacatttgcagcatagcatccgatgcctcttaACAAAAGactctcaaagtttcaaaaggattagaccagggggtccaattctatgagccccaaaagaaggtgcccctagcctctattatttccaatggaggaaaggcatttaaaaggtgtgccgtccctttaaaatgtgatgaccagaactccccttggagttcaattttgcttgtcgcaaccttgctcctggctccatccccaagtctcctggctctacccccaaagtccccagatatttcttgaattggacctggcaatcctactgccTTCTTCGGGCAGGCCtgtgttgggccgagccatgtgtgaccctatttaagattaggtagcaaaggaCACAGACTGAAGTTAACTGTTTTTAACTTCAGTTTTTAACTGAAgttaaacaaaaattaaaacatgcttaaaacattagcatttgttggttttaaaggtgctttctctgtatttctcccatggaatccagggaactgggcaaaggaagctttagctcaggggtgtcaaacatgtggcctgagggccggatcaggcccctgaaggggtcctatcaggcccatgagcaactggctgtcatctgcttccttctctctctctcttgcctctttctgccttacagcttgttttgcaaggcttgctcaatcgcacaggagctacagagcaaagcctctgttttctcctttggctgaggctactctggggaggaaggggaggagggagagcttgctttgccaggctctctcaattgcacagcagagctactgagtcaaacctctctttcttcttttggctgaggctcctcaaaGCAAGCGTTCTCAGTTATCAGAGACACTTAAATAAACAAGATATTGcaagagcgctaatgttttaagcatttttttattttaagtttaaaaaaaaatctttctttttgtgtgtgtcctttataaagtcctttataaagtttatatctctatcgCCTGCCATTACCTTTTATGACAcgcatagcccagcccaacaaggtctcagttaggtcagatccagccctcctaagggagtttgacacccctgctctagttctttccctgcctcctcaggggaccaggagggggacgagcatcagtcaatggagaaaatcaaggttttgctctgtagctctgctgtgcgattgagcaagccttgcaaagcaagttgagatgcagaaggaagcgagagagagggagaaggaagcagatgacagccagttgcttgggagcctgagaggagccctccgggggcctgattttggccctcggactgcatgtttgacacccctgaccaaACCGCTACCAAGTTGGCgtccagggacacctttaagaccaacagagcttTATTCTGGGTGTGCTCTTTCCCTGTCTCCcccggggaccaggagggggacgagcatcagccaatggagaaaatcaaggttttgctctgtatctctgctgtgcgattgagcaggccgtgcaaagcaagttgagatgcagaaggaagcgagagagagggagaaggaagcagatgacagccagttgcttgggagcctgagaggagccctccaggggcctgatttggcccttggactGCGTGTTTGACGCCCCTGACCAAACCATACCAAGTTGGTgtccagggacacctttaagaccaacattctgggtgtgcatacacacaaaagtatctgaagaagcgtgcctgcacatgaaagcttatacccagaattaaacagtgttggtattaaaggggctgctggactcaaacttgttatactgcttcagaccaacagggcgaACCACCGTGTAGCTGCACCACGCTGTTACTCTGAACTGCCCATGCTTGTTTTTGCCTGTCGGGCCTCTTTCCCTCATTCCTGTTGTGGCTGTGCGTCTATCTCCTACCTGGGACTCTAGCTTCTGGCTTTGTGGTATATCCTTttaaatagaatgattaaagggttggaacgctttctctgtgaagaaaggttgaaacgcttggggctcttgagcttggagaaacgtcgactgcggggtgacaggatagaggttgacaagattatgtgCGCGGgacagaaaaggtagagaaagaaggacttttctcgctttgtcacaatacaagaactcgtgggcactcaatgaaattgctgagcggtcgggttagaacagataaaaggaagtccttcttcacccaaagggggatgaacacgtggaatgcactgccacaggaggtggcggctgcaagcatagacagattcaagaggggactggataagcatctggagcagaggtccatcagtggctgttagccacagtgtattgttggaactgtctgggggcagtgatgctctgtattcttggtgcttgtgggggggtacagtgggagagcttctagtgtcctggcccccctgacctcctgattgcacctggtttttttggccactgtgtgacacagagtgttgggttggatgggccattggactgatccaacagggcttctcttaggttcttatgtgacacagagtgttggactggatgggccattggcgtgatccaacatggcttctcttatgtccttctgtgacacagagtgctggactggatgggccacaggcctgatccaaaatggcttctcttatgttcttatgtgacacagagtgttggactggatgggctactggcctgatccaatatggcttctcttatgtccttctgtgacacagagtgttggactggatgggccattggcctaatccaacaaggcttctcttatgttcttatgtgacacagagtgttggactggatgggccattggcctgatccaacatggcttctcttatgttcttatgtgacacaagtgttggactggatgggccattggcctgatccaacatggcttctcttatgtccttctgtgacacagagtgttggactggatgggccattggcctgatccaacatggcttctcttatgtccttctgtgacacagagtgttggactggatgggccattggcctgatccaacagggcttctcttatgtccttctgtgacacagagtgttggactggatgggccattggcctgatccaacatggcttctcttatgtccttctgtgacacagagtgttggactggatggtccattggcctgatccaacagggcttctcttatgttcttgtgttcttacctTCTTTATGGGTTTTCCCCCCCGCCGCAGGTGAGGACGATGAATCCAACAGCCACGGGTCTCACAAGAAGAAGCATAAGAAAcataagaaaaagcacaagaagaAACATCACCGCGAGGATGTCGGAGTGACTGCGGTAGACATGGGTCCTGCCCTCCCGAAGCCTCAGCTGAAGCTTAAGATCAAATTGGGAGGCCAGATCCTGGGGACAAAAAGGTACAAAGACGTGGAAGGGTGGGGGAAGGGGCTTGACTGTTCGTGGCCTGGGAGTGCCGTCTGTTCCATTCAGCGGCAAGGAGCAGATTCTGTTTTAGAGCCCCTGTGAAATCCGCCAGATTAAAACGGGTTAAATCCAGTGCGTGGGGGTTCTGCCCTCGCTTCAGCCCCAATTGAAATCTTTTGCGCTGCTTCTGCTTCGTCTCCCTTAAACTCGTGGAGGAACGTCTTCCCAGCTTGCGGGCTCTTCCTTGCTCTGCCGGGActttaagaacattagaagatccctgctagatcagaccatgGCCCATCTAGGCCACCATCTGTCCCACATGCTGAGTAACCAACAGGacagggtggccagcggtagctctccagatgtttttttttgcctacaactcccatcagccccagccgttggccatgctggctggggctgatgggagttgtaggcaaaaagacatctggagagctacccttggccagccctgtcctacatcttctccccccacaacagacaccctgtgaagtaggtggggctgagagagctctcccagaagctgccctttcaaggacaacctctgccagagctatggctggcccaaggctgttccagcagctgcaagtgggagagtggggaatccaacccggttctcccagataagagtctgcacacttcaccactataccaagctggctgtacaatctcctttcccttcctcctccacaacaaacaccctgtgaggtgggaggggctggagagggctctcacagcagctgccctttcaaggacagcctctgccagagctatggctgacccaaggccattccagcagctgcaaatggaggagtggggaatccaaccttgttctcccag
Encoded here:
- the LOC132577426 gene encoding probable N-acetyltransferase CML1; the protein is MVPFHIREYRDEDYETVRDLFATGMSEYVPTLCVHTLKQPWLILLLACTFCLLLASSKSLLLPILAVTLLLAVGRQLLGYVWSRYIDRCLQEDLLDIQATYMEGKGSRFWVAESDECVVATVGARPSEEHQEALMLKRMSVRKDYRGLGIAKALCKTVLSFARERGYRSVVLNTLMVQHEARALYSSVGFRVYHRYVLPTFYGNLANCVVSKHRYDIPSAG